The Triticum aestivum cultivar Chinese Spring chromosome 7B, IWGSC CS RefSeq v2.1, whole genome shotgun sequence genome window below encodes:
- the LOC123156851 gene encoding afadin- and alpha-actinin-binding protein isoform X2, translating into MSVSSRFELRASSNLHQQPPPPVGMSGDVGTFADAGNLEHCAKYLNQTLVTFGFPASLDLFATDPVSIARTCNCMYALLQQRQRDIEFRESTNDLRQRMQSDISRLEAKIERMDAQLAAKDRELATLTRTEAKNTAALKAHIEKLQQERDEFQKMVIGNQQVRSQQIHETKKKEKEYIKLQEKLNQVLMEKKKESSRSGMEIMNLLQKEGRQRGTWTGKKNDNDYYKMIVDAYEVKKQELVQENADLRALLRSMQMDMREFLNAPTGSSQPAVAGNGRQEAGSPQSPLGGKTDVFDLPFHMARDQIEESLRTKMASVKARMTQLQDAQKGAEVTSEVTERELELEAQLVEARSIIQEQASIMSKHFSKSDKPRRLSGLDAEREAIHSASTDV; encoded by the exons ATGTCGGTGTCATCGCGCTTCGAGCTCCGG GCCTCGTCGAACCTTCACCAGCAGCCACCGCCTCCCGTCGGCATGAG CGGCGATGTGGGGACATTCGCCGACGCGGGGAACCTCGAGCACTGCGCCAAGTACCTCAATCAGACGCTCGTTACCTTCGGTTTCCCGGCCTCGCTCGACCTATTTGCCACCGATCCG GTATCTATTGCAAGAACATGCAACTGCATGTATGCACTGCTGCAGCAGCGCCAGAGAGACATTGAATTCCGGGAATCGACCAATGATCTACGGCAACG TATGCAGTCTGATATTTCAAGACTGGAAGCCAAGATCGAAAGGATGGATGCCCAATTGGCAGCAAAAGATCGAGAGTTGGCCACTTTGACCCGAACG GAGGCCAAAAACACCGCAGCTCTGAAAGCTCATATTGAGAAGCTGCAGCAGGAACGTGACGAATTTCAAAAAATGGTTATTGGAAATCAG CAAGTACGCTCCCAACAAATTCATGAAacgaagaagaaagaaaaggaataCATCAAATTGCAG GAGAAGCTAAACCAAGTATtgatggagaagaaaaaggaatcaTCACGTTCAGGAATGGAAATAATGAACTTGTTGCAG AAAGAGGGACGGCAGCGTGGAACATGGACTGGAAAAAAGAATGACAATGACTACTACAAAATGATT GTTGATGCATATGAAGTGAAGAAGCAAGAACTAGTCCAGGAGAATGCTGATTTGCGGGCACTGTTACGTTCGATGCAG ATGGATATGCGTGAGTTCCTTAATGCTCCAACTGGATCATCACAGCCTGCTGTTGCTGGTAATGGAAGACAGGAGGCAGGGTCTCCCCAGTCCCCACTTGGGGGCAAGACG GATGTCTTTGACTTGCCCTTTCACATGGCCAGAGACCAGATAGAGGAGAGTTTGCGCACTAAAATGGCTTCAGTAAAG GCACGAATGACGCAACTTCAAGATGCTCAAAAAGGTGCTGAAGTGACCTCGGAAGTTACCGAGCGTGAACTTGAGCTTGAAGCTCAGTTAGTTGAAGCCAGAAGCATCATCCAAGAGCAG GCGTCCATCATGTCTAAGCACTTCTCCAAGTCTGATAAACCAAG GAGGTTAAGTGGCCTGGATGCCGAGCGTGAGGCGATTCATTCTGCTTCTACAGATGTGTAA
- the LOC123156851 gene encoding afadin- and alpha-actinin-binding protein isoform X1, producing the protein MSVSSRFELRASSNLHQQPPPPVGMSGDVGTFADAGNLEHCAKYLNQTLVTFGFPASLDLFATDPVSIARTCNCMYALLQQRQRDIEFRESTNDLRQRMQSDISRLEAKIERMDAQLAAKDRELATLTRTEAKNTAALKAHIEKLQQERDEFQKMVIGNQQVRSQQIHETKKKEKEYIKLQEKLNQVLMEKKKESSRSGMEIMNLLQKEGRQRGTWTGKKNDNDYYKMIVDAYEVKKQELVQENADLRALLRSMQMDMREFLNAPTGSSQPAVAGNGRQEAGSPQSPLGGKTDVFDLPFHMARDQIEESLRTKMASVKARMTQLQDAQKGAEVTSEVTERELELEAQLVEARSIIQEQASIMSKHFSKSDKPSRRLSGLDAEREAIHSASTDV; encoded by the exons ATGTCGGTGTCATCGCGCTTCGAGCTCCGG GCCTCGTCGAACCTTCACCAGCAGCCACCGCCTCCCGTCGGCATGAG CGGCGATGTGGGGACATTCGCCGACGCGGGGAACCTCGAGCACTGCGCCAAGTACCTCAATCAGACGCTCGTTACCTTCGGTTTCCCGGCCTCGCTCGACCTATTTGCCACCGATCCG GTATCTATTGCAAGAACATGCAACTGCATGTATGCACTGCTGCAGCAGCGCCAGAGAGACATTGAATTCCGGGAATCGACCAATGATCTACGGCAACG TATGCAGTCTGATATTTCAAGACTGGAAGCCAAGATCGAAAGGATGGATGCCCAATTGGCAGCAAAAGATCGAGAGTTGGCCACTTTGACCCGAACG GAGGCCAAAAACACCGCAGCTCTGAAAGCTCATATTGAGAAGCTGCAGCAGGAACGTGACGAATTTCAAAAAATGGTTATTGGAAATCAG CAAGTACGCTCCCAACAAATTCATGAAacgaagaagaaagaaaaggaataCATCAAATTGCAG GAGAAGCTAAACCAAGTATtgatggagaagaaaaaggaatcaTCACGTTCAGGAATGGAAATAATGAACTTGTTGCAG AAAGAGGGACGGCAGCGTGGAACATGGACTGGAAAAAAGAATGACAATGACTACTACAAAATGATT GTTGATGCATATGAAGTGAAGAAGCAAGAACTAGTCCAGGAGAATGCTGATTTGCGGGCACTGTTACGTTCGATGCAG ATGGATATGCGTGAGTTCCTTAATGCTCCAACTGGATCATCACAGCCTGCTGTTGCTGGTAATGGAAGACAGGAGGCAGGGTCTCCCCAGTCCCCACTTGGGGGCAAGACG GATGTCTTTGACTTGCCCTTTCACATGGCCAGAGACCAGATAGAGGAGAGTTTGCGCACTAAAATGGCTTCAGTAAAG GCACGAATGACGCAACTTCAAGATGCTCAAAAAGGTGCTGAAGTGACCTCGGAAGTTACCGAGCGTGAACTTGAGCTTGAAGCTCAGTTAGTTGAAGCCAGAAGCATCATCCAAGAGCAG GCGTCCATCATGTCTAAGCACTTCTCCAAGTCTGATAAACCAAG CAGGAGGTTAAGTGGCCTGGATGCCGAGCGTGAGGCGATTCATTCTGCTTCTACAGATGTGTAA